A region from the Beduinella massiliensis genome encodes:
- a CDS encoding DDE-type integrase/transposase/recombinase codes for MSKSITQDMAYRQSLMKYAVKYGVSRASRKYNKSRSYIYFWKARWDGSMASLACQSRRPHSHPNQHTEAELKLIRDMRRRDPKLGMVELWHRLRRRGYTRRPESLFRVMRKLGLFPQVEKKPAYRPKPYEQMTYPGQRVQVDVKVVPRRCIADPELRLFQYTAMDEFTRLRFLAAYPEQSTYSSADFLKRLFKWYARRGIRVECVQTDNGFEFTNRFSNSKRNQVTLFEKTAADLGIRHKLIKPYTPRHNGKVERSHREDQKLFYNTHSFFSLDDFGGQLAAHQARTNNRPMRPLLWASPREFLLAFTVQDV; via the coding sequence ATGAGCAAGAGTATAACACAGGACATGGCATATCGGCAATCCCTGATGAAGTATGCGGTGAAATACGGCGTGAGCCGGGCCAGCCGGAAATACAACAAGAGCCGGTCGTATATCTACTTCTGGAAAGCTCGCTGGGATGGGAGCATGGCCTCCCTGGCCTGCCAGTCCCGACGTCCCCACAGTCATCCCAACCAGCATACCGAAGCAGAGCTGAAGCTGATCCGGGATATGCGCCGCAGAGATCCCAAACTAGGTATGGTGGAACTGTGGCACCGCTTACGTCGGCGGGGATATACCCGCCGCCCGGAGAGCCTCTTCCGCGTAATGCGGAAACTAGGGTTATTCCCACAAGTAGAGAAGAAGCCGGCTTATAGGCCCAAGCCTTATGAGCAGATGACCTATCCTGGACAGCGCGTTCAGGTGGATGTGAAGGTGGTGCCCCGCCGCTGTATCGCGGACCCGGAGCTGCGCCTGTTTCAGTACACTGCCATGGATGAGTTTACCCGACTGCGCTTCCTGGCCGCTTACCCTGAGCAGTCTACTTATTCTTCCGCTGACTTTCTCAAAAGGCTGTTCAAGTGGTATGCCCGCCGGGGTATCCGGGTAGAGTGTGTCCAGACCGACAACGGCTTTGAATTCACCAACCGCTTTTCCAACAGCAAACGCAATCAGGTAACTCTGTTTGAGAAAACGGCTGCTGATCTGGGAATTCGTCATAAGCTCATAAAACCATACACACCTCGCCACAACGGTAAGGTTGAACGCAGTCACAGAGAAGACCAAAAGCTATTCTACAATACCCACTCTTTCTTCTCGCTCGATGACTTTGGTGGGCAGCTAGCTGCCCACCAAGCTCGCACCAACAACAGACCGATGCGCCCTCTCCTTTGGGCTTCGCCTAGAGAGTTCCTTCTTGCTTTCACTGTCCAAGATGTTTGA